A region from the Algoriphagus machipongonensis genome encodes:
- a CDS encoding murein L,D-transpeptidase catalytic domain family protein encodes MITSNFLIPILWIFSLHTPSPASIEKVETVIESENPTSLYDQLAEKTSTLPKKEVFELAMQGWKNLSSELKSHVVTIIDFSLPSTEKRLWIIDPHKQEVLLQSVVSHGRNSGNLMATTFSNTPESYKSSLGFYKTAETYHGKHGYSLRLDGLEKGFNDQARNRAIVIHGADYAREEFAKSVGRLGRSLGCPALPSEISSKAIDFIKEGSLLFIYGQDEKYLKTSQLIQPSEQIAGL; translated from the coding sequence ATGATTACATCAAATTTCCTAATTCCCATTCTTTGGATTTTCAGCTTACATACGCCTTCACCTGCATCGATCGAAAAAGTAGAAACGGTCATTGAATCCGAAAATCCAACATCCCTTTACGATCAATTAGCTGAAAAAACCTCAACTCTACCCAAAAAGGAAGTATTTGAGTTGGCCATGCAAGGATGGAAAAATTTAAGTAGTGAACTGAAATCACATGTAGTCACCATCATAGACTTTAGCTTACCTTCTACTGAAAAACGCCTTTGGATCATCGATCCTCATAAACAGGAAGTGTTACTTCAATCGGTCGTTTCTCATGGCAGAAATTCAGGGAATTTAATGGCAACGACCTTTTCCAATACTCCAGAATCTTACAAAAGTAGCTTGGGCTTTTATAAAACTGCAGAAACCTACCATGGTAAACATGGCTATTCTTTACGTCTGGATGGTTTAGAAAAAGGATTTAATGATCAGGCCAGAAATAGAGCGATTGTTATTCACGGAGCTGATTATGCTCGTGAAGAATTTGCCAAAAGCGTTGGTCGACTAGGAAGAAGCTTAGGCTGCCCTGCCTTACCTTCTGAAATATCATCAAAAGCGATAGATTTCATAAAAGAAGGATCACTTCTTTTTATTTATGGTCAAGATGAAAAATATCTTAAGACCTCTCAATTGATTCAGCCTTCGGAGCAGATCGCAGGGCTTTGA
- a CDS encoding L,D-transpeptidase family protein, with protein sequence MKNKPLIILFVLFLVTAAFFLFTKLQRSDLTEEIETRLSKFEEGQSVQIEGKRFQTSDELKSFYKNREFEEVWSKNGKINSTANDFLEELENVKYDGLNPEDYNLALIQEFFEDIKSQQKILKPKSTPELVDLDFLMTDAFFRLAKDLELGKIGPESRGTYWKLEAKESNTDPLELLNSVAEGEDIEDALASLYPKLDMYSKGREVLKTLYETSERDTLNWKQVSFEQSLKVGDRNQSVPKLRERLQFWGFLDTYETEDELLFDSTMWEGLKKYQIENGMKPDGAIGDLTAGFLNDSPEKLIDIASVNMERMRWLPEINWDEELVLVNIANYQLDYLDKGDTTLSAKVIVGKEYNESPVFSAPMSYIVFSPYWNIPSSITQDEILPSLKKNKAYLQEKNMEVVSNTGEVLDPNKVNWKEKDGEEFPFRIRQKPGGSNSLGLVKFMFPNDYNIYIHDTPARSLFQRESRALSHGCIRIQYPDQFAKSLLRDKKWTTEKISEAMHQENEEVVKLNREVPVLLLYLTFWTDDKGQGHFRPDIYNRDAELLKALRSAPKAESIERS encoded by the coding sequence ATGAAAAACAAACCACTTATTATCTTATTTGTGCTGTTTTTAGTCACAGCAGCATTCTTTTTATTCACCAAACTTCAGCGATCAGATTTGACCGAGGAAATCGAAACTAGGCTATCTAAGTTCGAGGAGGGTCAATCGGTTCAAATTGAAGGTAAAAGATTTCAGACTTCTGATGAACTCAAGTCTTTTTATAAAAACCGAGAGTTTGAAGAGGTTTGGTCAAAGAATGGAAAGATCAATTCTACAGCCAATGATTTTCTTGAAGAGTTGGAAAATGTAAAATACGATGGGTTAAATCCAGAGGATTATAATCTTGCTTTGATCCAGGAGTTTTTTGAAGATATCAAAAGCCAACAAAAGATATTAAAACCGAAGTCTACACCAGAATTGGTAGACTTGGACTTTCTAATGACCGATGCGTTTTTTAGGCTAGCTAAGGATTTGGAGTTGGGTAAAATAGGCCCTGAATCACGAGGTACCTATTGGAAGCTTGAGGCAAAAGAGTCAAACACAGATCCTCTAGAACTGCTGAATTCCGTTGCTGAAGGAGAGGACATAGAAGATGCATTGGCTAGCCTCTATCCAAAGTTAGATATGTATAGTAAAGGAAGAGAAGTCTTGAAAACACTTTATGAAACCAGTGAAAGAGATACTTTAAACTGGAAGCAAGTGAGTTTTGAGCAATCCCTCAAAGTGGGAGATAGAAACCAGTCTGTTCCCAAGCTTAGAGAAAGACTTCAGTTTTGGGGTTTTCTGGATACCTATGAGACAGAAGATGAATTGCTTTTTGATTCCACTATGTGGGAAGGTCTGAAAAAGTACCAAATAGAAAATGGAATGAAACCGGATGGAGCGATTGGAGATTTGACCGCTGGTTTTCTCAATGATTCACCAGAAAAATTAATAGACATTGCTTCTGTCAACATGGAGCGAATGCGTTGGCTTCCAGAAATCAATTGGGATGAGGAACTGGTACTCGTAAATATTGCCAATTATCAATTAGATTATTTGGATAAAGGGGATACAACTTTAAGTGCCAAAGTCATTGTGGGTAAAGAATATAATGAGTCTCCGGTGTTTTCTGCACCTATGAGCTACATTGTTTTTAGTCCCTATTGGAATATCCCTTCTTCCATTACTCAAGATGAAATACTTCCTTCCCTGAAAAAGAATAAGGCCTACCTACAGGAGAAAAATATGGAGGTTGTGTCAAACACAGGAGAGGTCTTGGACCCTAATAAGGTGAATTGGAAAGAAAAAGATGGAGAGGAATTTCCTTTTAGAATTAGGCAAAAACCAGGAGGTTCTAACTCATTGGGATTGGTGAAATTTATGTTCCCTAATGATTACAACATCTATATTCATGATACACCAGCAAGAAGTCTATTTCAGAGAGAGTCAAGAGCTTTGAGTCATGGATGTATTCGAATACAGTATCCTGATCAATTTGCAAAATCCTTACTGAGGGATAAAAAATGGACTACTGAAAAGATTTCTGAAGCGATGCATCAAGAAAATGAGGAGGTAGTGAAATTAAATAGGGAGGTTCCTGTATTACTTCTATACCTGACATTTTGGACAGACGATAAAGGCCAAGGACATTTCCGACCTGATATTTACAATAGGGACGCGGAGTTGCTCAAAGCCCTGCGATCTGCTCCGAAGGCTGAATCAATTGAGAGGTCTTAA
- a CDS encoding L,D-transpeptidase family protein yields the protein MSRTIFISFSLVFFTFSSLVFAQSDEEVAELIRFRMESDVPMENIEIRNTSLLTADDIIHFYNDREFKNAWSVGGILTEEAYELRFEIKQAEFDGLVPEDYHLNVIESFFSTFESNKENGIKNAPGDLADLDIFLSDAFFKLARNLEIGKVDPSQFGEDWEIARKEPTNDYPTLLEKAVATKAIRKSLESLYPKFSIYKKGREVIRELSEKVKEDTLNWKKVKISKSIHVGDSNSDIPRLRERLIYWELLEEYAVQDEKVYDSIMMDGIKDFQGTHGLDIDGVIGPQTAQAFNDSPKDRLNKARVNMERLRWLPDTVKNAEFILVNLANFQLDYLKNLDTLISERVIVGRKYHESPIFMAEMSYIVFSPYWNIPYSITHSEIIPSVRKNPNYIAAKNMEVVTSSGKVLDPSTINWNSKSFPYMVRQKPGPGNSLGLVKFMFPNKHNVYIHDTNARSLFALDDRARSHGCIRIQNPQDFAKELLSYDPYWTSEKIDEAMHQTHEKVVQLDRHIPVVLVYLTFWADSKGEAHFREDIYERDEEVLVALGK from the coding sequence ATGAGTAGAACGATTTTTATATCTTTTTCGCTAGTATTTTTTACTTTCTCCAGCCTTGTCTTTGCTCAATCAGATGAAGAGGTGGCAGAGTTAATCAGATTTAGAATGGAATCTGATGTGCCCATGGAAAATATTGAAATCCGTAATACGTCCTTATTGACTGCGGATGATATCATCCATTTTTACAATGACCGTGAATTTAAAAATGCATGGTCAGTTGGAGGAATATTAACAGAAGAAGCTTATGAGTTAAGGTTTGAGATTAAACAGGCCGAATTTGATGGTTTGGTGCCAGAGGATTATCATTTGAATGTTATAGAGTCATTCTTTTCCACCTTTGAGTCAAATAAGGAAAATGGTATCAAAAATGCTCCGGGTGATCTGGCTGATTTAGATATTTTCTTAAGTGATGCTTTTTTTAAATTGGCCAGAAACTTAGAAATAGGGAAGGTGGATCCTTCGCAGTTTGGTGAGGATTGGGAGATTGCCAGAAAAGAGCCTACGAATGATTATCCTACACTATTGGAAAAAGCGGTAGCAACAAAAGCTATTCGTAAAAGTTTGGAGAGTTTGTACCCGAAATTCAGTATTTATAAAAAGGGTAGAGAGGTAATTCGTGAGCTTTCAGAAAAAGTGAAAGAAGATACTTTGAATTGGAAGAAAGTTAAAATCTCCAAATCCATTCATGTAGGAGATTCTAATTCCGACATTCCCAGACTAAGAGAAAGACTGATTTACTGGGAGCTTTTGGAAGAGTATGCTGTCCAAGATGAAAAGGTGTATGACTCTATCATGATGGATGGAATCAAGGATTTTCAAGGGACTCATGGTTTAGATATCGATGGGGTGATTGGCCCACAGACAGCTCAAGCATTCAATGATTCTCCCAAAGATCGATTGAACAAGGCTAGGGTTAATATGGAGCGTTTGAGGTGGCTTCCCGATACAGTCAAGAATGCTGAGTTTATATTGGTGAATTTAGCCAACTTCCAATTGGACTATTTAAAAAATTTAGACACCCTGATTTCGGAGCGTGTGATTGTAGGTAGGAAATACCATGAGTCCCCGATTTTTATGGCGGAGATGAGCTACATCGTTTTTAGCCCCTATTGGAATATTCCTTATTCGATTACCCATAGTGAAATCATTCCAAGCGTCAGGAAAAACCCCAATTACATTGCTGCTAAAAACATGGAGGTCGTTACCTCATCTGGAAAGGTCTTAGATCCTTCTACCATTAACTGGAATTCTAAATCTTTTCCCTACATGGTTCGTCAAAAACCAGGGCCAGGAAATTCTTTAGGCCTGGTGAAGTTTATGTTTCCCAATAAGCATAATGTTTACATTCATGATACCAATGCCCGTTCATTGTTTGCACTGGATGATAGAGCAAGAAGTCATGGTTGTATCCGAATTCAAAACCCTCAGGATTTCGCCAAAGAACTTTTATCCTATGACCCTTATTGGACAAGTGAAAAAATTGATGAAGCCATGCACCAGACCCATGAAAAAGTAGTGCAGCTGGATCGCCATATTCCAGTAGTCTTGGTGTATTTAACCTTTTGGGCAGATTCCAAAGGAGAGGCTCACTTTAGGGAAGATATCTATGAAAGGGATGAGGAAGTGCTGGTTGCATTAGGTAAATAA
- the kdsA gene encoding 3-deoxy-8-phosphooctulonate synthase, which produces MNRNNKPMKITDSVVLGEDKPVLFSGPCAVESFDICMEIGTKVKAWAEEHGFSYVFKASFDKANRTSSGSFRSIGMDKSLEVLQRVGKALDVPLVTDIHESYQAKDVAEVVDVLQIPAFLCRQTDLLLAAGETGKAVKIKRGQFMAPEDMQYAVTKVRSTGNENVCLTERGFSLGYHNLVVDMRGLPIMRQFAPVVFDITHSVQQPGGQGGTSGGQREFAPILARAAAGTGIDGFFIETHPEPAKALSDGPNLIPLHKMGAFLEMLKEAWKVGRKYQDFEIQ; this is translated from the coding sequence ATGAATAGAAATAATAAACCAATGAAAATCACCGATTCGGTGGTTTTAGGAGAGGATAAACCTGTATTGTTTTCTGGGCCTTGTGCCGTGGAAAGCTTTGATATTTGTATGGAAATTGGTACAAAAGTGAAAGCTTGGGCAGAGGAACATGGCTTTTCCTATGTTTTCAAAGCCTCTTTTGATAAAGCCAACAGAACCTCCTCTGGTTCTTTCAGAAGTATAGGTATGGACAAGTCTCTGGAAGTTTTGCAGCGAGTAGGCAAAGCACTTGACGTTCCCTTAGTGACTGATATCCATGAAAGTTACCAAGCCAAAGACGTTGCCGAGGTAGTGGATGTCTTACAAATTCCAGCTTTTTTATGCCGGCAAACGGATTTGCTATTGGCAGCAGGAGAGACTGGAAAAGCAGTGAAAATTAAACGCGGTCAATTCATGGCTCCAGAAGACATGCAATACGCCGTGACCAAAGTAAGGTCCACAGGAAATGAAAATGTCTGTTTGACGGAAAGAGGATTTTCTTTGGGTTACCATAACCTTGTTGTAGACATGAGAGGCTTGCCTATTATGAGACAATTTGCTCCGGTGGTTTTTGATATTACCCATTCGGTGCAGCAGCCTGGAGGACAAGGAGGGACTTCTGGAGGACAACGTGAATTTGCCCCAATCTTAGCGAGAGCAGCAGCTGGAACAGGGATAGATGGCTTTTTTATTGAAACCCACCCAGAGCCTGCAAAAGCCTTGAGTGACGGTCCAAATTTGATTCCTCTCCACAAAATGGGAGCATTTTTGGAAATGCTTAAAGAAGCTTGGAAAGTGGGGAGAAAATATCAAGATTTCGAAATTCAATAA
- a CDS encoding KdsC family phosphatase, whose amino-acid sequence MEAEKVISEYFSNVPDEIWEKAKNVKVLITDIDGVMTDGGIIYDDQGLEFKKYNVKDGMIVKHLRRSGILVGAITGRESQVVMNRCEELKFDFHYHGVKNKGKKLNDLMEIMEIDLETVAYIGDDLIDVPILSRVGLAIAPADAVSYVKPFAHWVTQSKGGEGVFREVGDLILHSKGKLIPIIESLSKKEA is encoded by the coding sequence ATGGAAGCAGAAAAAGTAATTTCCGAATATTTCTCAAATGTCCCGGATGAAATATGGGAAAAAGCGAAAAATGTAAAAGTTCTAATCACGGATATAGATGGTGTCATGACTGATGGTGGAATTATCTATGATGACCAAGGCTTAGAGTTTAAAAAGTACAATGTGAAAGACGGGATGATCGTCAAGCATTTAAGAAGATCTGGAATCCTCGTCGGTGCCATCACCGGGAGGGAATCGCAGGTGGTTATGAACCGCTGTGAGGAACTCAAATTCGATTTTCATTACCATGGAGTAAAGAATAAAGGAAAGAAGCTAAACGATTTAATGGAGATCATGGAAATTGATCTGGAGACGGTCGCTTATATTGGAGATGATTTAATAGATGTGCCGATTCTCAGTCGGGTAGGTTTAGCAATTGCTCCTGCTGATGCCGTGAGCTATGTCAAGCCTTTTGCGCATTGGGTGACACAAAGTAAAGGTGGGGAAGGCGTTTTTAGAGAAGTTGGGGACTTGATACTACACAGTAAAGGCAAGCTAATCCCAATCATTGAAAGTCTGTCAAAAAAAGAAGCATGA